A single Polyodon spathula isolate WHYD16114869_AA chromosome 6, ASM1765450v1, whole genome shotgun sequence DNA region contains:
- the iyd gene encoding iodotyrosine deiodinase 1 gives MALFSPLTPVFIAILCIVIVAMLKGFKKKSKKPKAPTKSASESRPWVDEDLQDNTELNLDEEDNDDWTHREVDVPQIPFSPLQLSEGEMLRRSQQFFELLNKRRSVRFISPKPVPREVIDNVIRTAGTSPSGAHTEPWTYVVVADPDMKHKIREIIEEEEEINYRQRMGEKWVNDLKRLRTNWIKEYLDTAPYLILIFKQVYGKLSDGKKKTHYYNEISVSISCGILLAALQNVGLVTVTTTPLNCGPQLRVLLHRPANEKLLMLLPVGYPSEDATVPDLNRKKLEDIMVFV, from the exons ATGGCTCTCTTCTCTCCTTTAACTCCTGTGTTTATTGCTATTTTATGCATTGTAATTGTGGCTATGCTGAAAGGATTCAAGAAGAAAAGCAAAAAGCCTAAGGCACCTACAAAATCCGCATCTGAGTCTCGGCCCTGGGTAGATGAAGATCTCCAAGACAACACAGAACTTAATCTAGATGAAGAAG ATAATGATGACTGGACACACAGGGAAGTCGACGTGCCTCAAATCCCTTTCTCCCCTTTGCAGCTCTCCGAAGGTGAAATGCTGCGCAGATCTCAGCAGTTTTTCGAGCTGCTGAACAAAAGGAGAAGTGTCAGATTCATTAGCCCAAAGCCAGTGCCAAGGGAGGTTATTGACAATGTCATCAGAACTGCAG GCACCTCCCCCAGCGGTGCTCACACTGAGCCATGGACATATGTGGTGGTGGCAGACCCAGACATGAAGCACAAGATCCGGGAGATCattgaggaggaggaagaaatCAACTACAGACAGAGAATGGGGGAGAAGTGGGTCAATGATCTGAAAAGGCTAAG GACCAACTGGATTAAAGAGTACTTGGACACTGCACCTTATCTCATATTGATATTCAAGCAAGTCTACGGAAAGCTATCTGATGGGAAAAAGAAAACCCATTACTACAATGAAATTAGTGTTTCCATCTCCTGTGGGATCCTGCTTGCTGCACTGCAG AACGTTGGCCTTGTCACAGTTACCACCACACCTCTGAACTGTGGTCCTCAGCTGAGAGTTTTGCTACACCGGCCTGCCAATGAAAAGCTGCTGATGCTGCTACCTGTTGGTTACCCATCAGAAGACGCCACAGTGCCTGATCTGAATCGTAAGAAGCTAGAGGATATAATGGTGTTTGTGTAA